From one Lycium ferocissimum isolate CSIRO_LF1 chromosome 7, AGI_CSIRO_Lferr_CH_V1, whole genome shotgun sequence genomic stretch:
- the LOC132063058 gene encoding dehydration-responsive element-binding protein 1A-like: MDIFGNFNFDPLPLVPTTSTSTSNNGSYGKANFSDEEVMMLASKTPKRRGGRKKFHETRHPVYKGVRRRNSEKWVSEVRVPGEKSRIWLGTFQTAEMAARAHDVAVMALRGRSACLNFQRLGTEKLERITIIDQVIQDVVVGELTDYNVLFMDEDALFYMPRLLANMAEGLMLPPPQCIEGYGMETDDIDMSLWSY, encoded by the exons ATGGACATTTTCGGAAACTTCAATTTCGATCCACTTCCTTTAGTACCAACTACTTCTACATCAACCTCTAATAATGGAAGCTATGGAAAAGCTAATTTCTCTGATGAAGAAGTCATGATGTTAGCTTCTAAAACCCCGAAAAGACGTGGGGGCAGGAAGAAGTTTCACGAAACTCGACACCCCGTTTACAAGGGAGTGAGGAGGAGGAATTCCGAAAAGTGGGTTAGCGAAGTAAGAGTACCAGgtgaaaaatcaagaatttggcTTGGCACGTTCCAAACTGCAGAAATGGCGGCTAGAGCTCATGATGTGGCGGTCATGGCTCTTAGAGGCCGGTCAGCTTGTTTGAACTTTCAGCGACTCGGCACGG aaaaacttgagagaATTACCATCATTGACCAAGTCATACAAGACGTTGTCGTTGGAGAATTGACGGATTATAATGTGTTGTTCATGGACGAGGATGCGCTTTTCTACATGCCAAGATTACTAGCAAATATGGCCGAAGGGCTAATGCTACCTCCGCCTCAATGTATAGAAGGATACGGCATGGAAACTGATGATATTGACATGTCTTTGTGGAGTTATTGA